From Leptolyngbya sp. 'hensonii', the proteins below share one genomic window:
- a CDS encoding TAXI family TRAP transporter solute-binding subunit produces MKRRFNLAITGSNGPILLLACSSILLVIILTIYTVFERNRVVRLTIAAGSQTGESYQLSQALAKVVARHRPKIQIQVLETEGTIQSLEVLQSGKAQMVAAQADIPAPEVARLVTFLFPDLFQLVVTEKSGIGQVPDLQGKRVGLPPKGGGQYASFLFLADHYRLNPEDPLFLPMPSETIADEAFRKKQVDAIFRVRPPGNRSILELVQKHGGRLIAIDQATAMKIRKPTIDTAFVPKGAYQGSPPIPATDLPTVAVQRLLLAHRDVDPEVVKEITAVMYEHRQDLMNEMPLAAYITPPNGTAATSMPIHPGAQAYYDKDKPSFFQENADFLGLILSLILLGWSGLSWAKSRLEQGRKDEADGFIRQVTTLMNKPRTATTRQELRKILATAVNALIEEEISLEAFQSFRVVWQIAMDDLRDQEAIALQQASRSRMSPPPA; encoded by the coding sequence ATGAAACGCCGATTTAACCTTGCTATTACTGGGAGTAACGGCCCCATTCTGCTCCTCGCTTGCAGTTCTATTTTGCTCGTGATCATCCTGACAATTTATACCGTTTTTGAACGTAACCGAGTTGTCCGGCTTACGATCGCAGCAGGGTCTCAAACGGGAGAGAGTTACCAGCTCAGTCAGGCTTTGGCTAAAGTTGTAGCCAGACACAGGCCCAAAATTCAAATCCAGGTCCTGGAAACGGAGGGAACGATCCAGAGTTTGGAAGTTCTGCAATCCGGAAAAGCTCAGATGGTGGCAGCCCAGGCTGATATTCCAGCCCCAGAGGTAGCCCGGTTGGTCACATTTCTATTTCCTGATCTGTTTCAACTGGTTGTGACGGAAAAGTCTGGCATTGGCCAGGTACCTGACCTCCAGGGAAAGCGGGTAGGATTACCCCCCAAAGGGGGTGGGCAGTATGCGTCCTTCCTGTTTCTCGCTGACCACTACCGGCTGAATCCGGAGGATCCCCTTTTTTTGCCCATGCCCAGTGAAACGATCGCTGATGAAGCCTTTCGCAAAAAACAGGTCGATGCTATTTTTCGGGTTCGCCCTCCTGGGAATCGATCTATCCTGGAACTAGTCCAAAAGCACGGGGGGCGATTGATTGCGATCGATCAGGCGACTGCGATGAAAATCAGGAAACCGACGATCGATACCGCATTTGTTCCCAAGGGCGCTTATCAGGGTAGTCCTCCAATTCCAGCTACCGATCTGCCCACAGTTGCGGTGCAACGGTTGCTGTTAGCCCATCGAGATGTTGATCCAGAAGTGGTCAAAGAGATTACGGCTGTGATGTATGAACATCGCCAGGATCTGATGAATGAAATGCCGCTGGCTGCTTATATCACCCCTCCAAATGGTACGGCGGCAACCAGTATGCCAATTCATCCTGGAGCCCAGGCTTACTATGATAAAGACAAGCCCTCCTTTTTCCAGGAAAATGCGGATTTTCTGGGGTTGATCCTGTCTCTCATCCTGCTAGGCTGGTCGGGGCTGTCCTGGGCTAAATCCAGGTTGGAGCAGGGGCGCAAGGATGAGGCGGATGGGTTTATTCGGCAGGTGACGACGCTGATGAATAAACCTCGCACAGCAACGACGCGGCAGGAACTCCGGAAGATTCTGGCTACGGCTGTGAATGCCCTGATCGAGGAAGAAATCTCCTTAGAAGCATTTCAGTCTTTCCGGGTGGTCTGGCAGATTGCCATGGATGACCTGCGGGATCAGGAGGCAATCGCCCTGCAGCAAGCCTCCCGCAGTCGGATGTCTCCGCCCCCGGCCTAG
- a CDS encoding glycosyltransferase, whose product MGIGLGLAMLSVMIWVWLLAFRGQFWRTDQMLEATSPLPDPWPSICAIVPARNEAELLPITLRSLLSQSYPGDFSVFLIDDHSHDGTGEVARQVAQSLNRSDQLTVLAAEPLPPGWTGKLWALEQGVRRAQTLPSPPDYLLLTDADIQHDSENLQHLVARACDHQLSLTSIMVLLRCKSAWEKFLIPAFVFFFQKLYPFRWINDPAHPTAGAAGGCILIRRTTLEKIGGMEVVRQALIDDCTLAKAVKATPGENRIWLGLSRSTQSLRPYDSLSSIWEMVARTAFTQLGYSPLLLLGTIIGMTLVYVIPPFTAIVGSLTGSWLLAAIGFVGWLLMSYAYWPMIQLYGCPFWLAACLPAIAVLYNLMTLDSAWRHWRGAGGTWKGRLYSERQVVGDRTE is encoded by the coding sequence ATGGGTATTGGGTTAGGCTTGGCTATGCTATCCGTCATGATTTGGGTCTGGCTATTGGCCTTTCGGGGCCAGTTCTGGAGAACGGACCAGATGCTGGAGGCAACTTCTCCCCTGCCTGACCCCTGGCCTTCGATTTGTGCCATCGTTCCGGCCCGGAATGAGGCAGAGTTGCTGCCCATCACCCTGCGATCGCTCCTATCCCAGTCCTATCCCGGTGATTTTTCCGTCTTCCTGATTGACGATCACAGCCACGATGGCACAGGGGAGGTCGCCCGCCAGGTGGCCCAAAGCCTGAACCGGAGTGACCAGCTCACAGTTCTTGCAGCGGAGCCCTTACCCCCCGGATGGACAGGCAAATTGTGGGCCTTGGAACAGGGCGTCCGGCGGGCTCAAACCCTCCCATCGCCACCAGACTACCTGTTACTAACCGATGCAGACATTCAACATGACTCCGAAAATCTGCAGCATCTGGTCGCCAGGGCCTGCGACCACCAGCTTTCCCTGACTTCCATCATGGTGTTGCTCCGCTGCAAAAGTGCTTGGGAAAAATTTCTCATTCCAGCATTTGTCTTCTTTTTCCAGAAGCTTTACCCCTTTCGGTGGATTAATGACCCTGCCCATCCAACGGCTGGTGCTGCCGGGGGCTGCATCCTGATCCGCCGCACCACCCTGGAAAAAATCGGTGGCATGGAAGTCGTGCGTCAGGCCCTGATTGACGATTGCACCCTGGCTAAAGCCGTCAAAGCCACTCCCGGCGAAAACCGGATCTGGCTGGGTCTGAGCCGTTCGACCCAGAGTCTGCGCCCCTATGACTCCCTTTCCAGCATTTGGGAGATGGTCGCCCGAACGGCTTTCACCCAATTGGGTTATTCTCCCCTTCTGTTATTGGGAACGATAATAGGAATGACCCTGGTTTATGTGATCCCTCCCTTCACCGCGATCGTGGGTAGCCTGACTGGTTCCTGGCTCCTGGCAGCGATCGGCTTTGTGGGCTGGTTACTCATGTCTTATGCCTACTGGCCGATGATTCAACTTTATGGCTGCCCCTTCTGGTTAGCGGCTTGCTTGCCTGCGATCGCGGTTCTCTACAACCTCATGACTCTGGACTCAGCCTGGAGGCACTGGCGAGGTGCAGGGGGAACCTGGAAAGGTCGCTTGTATTCAGAAAGACAAGTAGTGGGTGATCGGACAGAGTAG
- a CDS encoding FtsX-like permease family protein produces MASIARKNLLEDIPRFLVAQAGIMFAVSLVTIQTGLQGGFNQSSSMLIDQSRADIWVGSENMEHLGLTLTIPYDNLTKARKLAGVETAEAILIRGTLWKQPAEDKISSITLIGATPNGLLFSPLIPVSGSFDDLRQPYTIITDKTNLNGLNVKDKGGIGKINRYPATITGLTEGTKIIVFDNLVFTSLQNANTYTNSSPPANPASPPSPKPLKAEDPISYVLIKAKPGQDLNRLKQRLDLALPDTKAYTRAEISQKTQIFWQERSGIGFILGLGAVVGVIVGIVIVGQILYSSVSDHLKEFGTLKAMGASNWFIYSLIIEQALWMAILGYVPGIAICSGVASWTAATQGLLILITPTSAVTVFGITVLMCVASAVFAIQKVTRVDPAIVFKS; encoded by the coding sequence ATGGCCTCGATCGCCCGCAAGAATTTATTAGAGGATATTCCTCGCTTTCTTGTTGCCCAGGCTGGGATCATGTTCGCAGTCAGCCTAGTCACCATTCAAACAGGGCTACAGGGTGGGTTTAATCAGTCCTCCTCTATGCTGATTGACCAATCGAGAGCGGATATCTGGGTTGGGTCAGAGAACATGGAGCATCTGGGCTTAACTCTGACCATTCCCTATGACAACCTCACTAAAGCCCGAAAACTGGCTGGCGTTGAAACGGCTGAAGCCATCCTTATCCGTGGCACCCTCTGGAAACAACCCGCTGAAGACAAGATTTCTTCAATTACCCTGATTGGAGCAACGCCCAATGGGTTACTCTTTTCCCCTTTGATTCCCGTATCCGGTAGCTTTGACGACCTGCGGCAACCCTACACGATCATTACGGATAAAACCAATCTGAATGGCCTGAATGTCAAGGACAAAGGGGGGATTGGAAAAATTAATCGCTACCCGGCTACAATTACCGGGCTGACGGAAGGAACCAAAATTATCGTGTTTGACAATTTAGTGTTCACTTCCTTGCAGAATGCTAACACTTACACGAACTCGTCTCCACCAGCCAATCCTGCCTCTCCGCCCAGCCCCAAACCCTTGAAAGCCGAGGATCCAATCAGCTATGTGCTGATTAAGGCCAAACCAGGGCAGGACCTGAACCGGCTGAAACAGCGGCTAGACTTGGCGCTGCCCGATACTAAAGCCTATACCCGGGCTGAAATCTCGCAAAAAACACAGATCTTCTGGCAAGAGCGCTCCGGTATTGGCTTCATTCTGGGGTTAGGCGCTGTGGTCGGGGTTATTGTTGGCATCGTGATTGTGGGGCAAATTCTCTACTCTTCCGTCTCAGACCATTTGAAGGAATTTGGAACCTTGAAAGCGATGGGGGCCTCGAACTGGTTTATTTACAGTCTGATTATTGAACAGGCCCTTTGGATGGCCATTCTGGGTTACGTCCCTGGTATTGCTATTTGTTCAGGGGTAGCCAGTTGGACAGCAGCCACCCAGGGCTTGTTGATTTTGATTACCCCCACCTCTGCTGTAACTGTTTTCGGAATCACGGTTCTGATGTGTGTTGCTTCTGCTGTGTTTGCCATCCAAAAAGTCACCCGGGTTGATCCGGCGATTGTTTTCAAATCCTAG
- a CDS encoding ABC transporter ATP-binding protein, producing MTDSVIETEKPIPGVFPTGGATSNPLLAATNTIVAAGIEVVLSSGGQDLRILKGVDWEIRKGDIQLLMGPSGSGKTTLLSVLAGLLTPTQGQVYLLDQEITSMSRRRLSQFRRQHIGFIFQDFNLFPALTALENIESSLNLKGVWGRKARLQAQDLLEHVDLADKGKLLPRQLSGGQKQRVAIARALAGHPQLIMADEPTASLDSKSGHAVMELLRRLTKEEGCTVLMVSHDPRIVDIADRVAHLEDGVMQEDVRF from the coding sequence ATGACAGATTCTGTAATTGAAACCGAAAAGCCCATTCCAGGCGTGTTCCCCACGGGTGGTGCAACATCAAATCCATTGCTAGCAGCAACCAATACGATCGTGGCTGCAGGCATTGAGGTTGTCCTGTCTTCTGGCGGTCAGGATCTCCGTATTCTGAAAGGCGTTGATTGGGAAATTCGCAAGGGTGACATCCAACTCCTGATGGGACCTTCCGGCTCAGGAAAGACGACCCTCCTTTCCGTGCTGGCCGGGTTGCTCACGCCCACGCAGGGCCAGGTCTATCTGCTGGATCAGGAAATTACCAGCATGTCTCGGCGACGCCTGTCCCAGTTTCGGCGGCAGCATATTGGATTTATCTTTCAGGATTTCAATTTATTCCCAGCCTTGACTGCCCTGGAAAATATCGAATCCTCCCTGAACTTGAAGGGGGTCTGGGGTCGTAAAGCCCGTCTGCAAGCTCAGGACTTGCTGGAGCATGTTGATCTGGCAGATAAGGGAAAACTCCTGCCCCGGCAGCTTTCTGGTGGACAAAAACAGCGTGTGGCGATCGCCCGGGCCTTGGCTGGCCATCCCCAACTGATCATGGCCGATGAACCCACCGCCTCCCTAGACTCTAAGAGTGGTCATGCCGTCATGGAATTGCTGCGGAGATTGACCAAGGAAGAGGGCTGTACTGTCCTGATGGTCAGCCATGATCCCCGCATTGTGGACATTGCCGATCGGGTGGCCCACTTGGAAGATGGGGTCATGCAGGAAGATGTCAGATTTTAG
- a CDS encoding nucleotidyltransferase domain-containing protein: MNFPPGLTEIATHQPYPLLFATLSGAHLYGFPSPDSDYDLRGVHILPLGEVVGLVTGPETIEHSTRRDGIDLDLVTHEVHKFFRLLLRRNGYVLEQLLSPLVVQTTPAHQALVAIAPACITRHHSHHYLGFAQTQWRLFEREQPRRVKPLLYGYRVLLTGIHLMQTGSVEANLAMLNEQFQLPYIPELIERKVTGAEKSLLPEADLAFHQVEHDRLCQILKEAAARSHLPEEPVARQALHELLVQLRLGKV; this comes from the coding sequence ATGAACTTTCCCCCTGGTTTAACCGAGATCGCAACACACCAGCCCTACCCGTTGCTGTTTGCCACCCTGAGCGGAGCCCATCTCTATGGCTTCCCCTCTCCCGATTCCGACTACGATCTCCGGGGGGTGCATATTCTGCCCTTAGGGGAAGTGGTGGGTCTAGTGACCGGCCCAGAGACGATCGAGCATTCAACCCGACGGGATGGAATTGACCTGGATCTGGTCACCCACGAGGTACACAAATTCTTCCGGCTCCTGCTGCGGCGCAACGGTTACGTGCTGGAGCAGCTCCTCTCGCCCCTAGTGGTCCAGACGACGCCTGCCCATCAGGCCCTGGTTGCGATCGCCCCGGCCTGTATCACTCGGCATCACAGTCATCACTATCTGGGCTTTGCCCAAACTCAATGGCGATTATTTGAGCGGGAACAGCCCCGGCGGGTGAAGCCATTGCTCTATGGGTACCGGGTGCTGTTGACAGGGATTCACCTGATGCAGACAGGGTCAGTGGAGGCCAATCTGGCTATGCTGAATGAGCAGTTCCAGTTGCCCTACATTCCCGAACTGATTGAGCGTAAAGTGACTGGGGCGGAGAAGTCTCTGCTGCCAGAAGCTGACCTGGCCTTCCATCAGGTGGAGCACGATCGGCTGTGCCAGATCTTAAAAGAGGCTGCAGCCAGAAGTCACCTGCCGGAAGAGCCCGTGGCCCGTCAGGCCCTGCACGAGTTATTGGTCCAACTCAGATTGGGCAAGGTCTAA
- a CDS encoding nucleotidyltransferase domain-containing protein encodes MMINPASTYNLILPAGTQIVSRIELKTALGEVSCLKGAVGVIVQAPTDNSHAYQIRLPDGTEVRLRRHEFSIRKHFQQVDWARSNDPLTEYNLFDAVIYRCVVGSRAYGLDHAASDTDRRGIYLPPADLHWSLYGVPEQLEQQETQECYWELQKFLILALKANPNVLECLYTPLVETATPLAQELLAMRSIFLSQLVYQTYNSYVISQFKKMEQDLRVSGTIKWKHAMHLIRLLLSGITILREGFVPVRVEAYRDRLLAIRNQEIPWKTLDEWRLNLHRDFDRAFATTDLPERPDYGKANAFLIRARRQMVP; translated from the coding sequence ATGATGATCAACCCTGCCTCTACCTACAATCTGATTCTGCCTGCAGGGACGCAGATTGTGTCTCGCATTGAGCTGAAAACAGCCCTGGGGGAAGTATCCTGTCTAAAGGGGGCAGTGGGGGTAATTGTGCAGGCTCCTACGGATAACTCCCACGCTTACCAGATTCGGCTTCCGGATGGAACGGAGGTGAGGCTGCGACGACATGAGTTCAGTATCCGGAAGCATTTTCAGCAGGTGGATTGGGCTCGATCGAATGATCCCCTGACTGAGTACAACCTGTTTGATGCGGTGATCTATCGGTGTGTGGTTGGTTCCAGGGCCTATGGGTTGGATCATGCAGCGTCGGATACCGATCGCCGGGGCATTTACCTGCCCCCCGCTGATCTGCATTGGTCTCTGTATGGCGTACCAGAACAACTGGAGCAACAGGAAACCCAGGAGTGCTACTGGGAATTACAGAAGTTTTTGATTTTGGCGTTGAAGGCCAATCCGAATGTGCTGGAGTGCCTCTATACCCCGCTGGTGGAGACAGCCACTCCCCTGGCGCAGGAATTATTGGCCATGCGGTCCATCTTCCTCTCCCAACTGGTCTACCAGACCTATAACAGCTACGTCATCTCTCAGTTCAAAAAAATGGAGCAGGACCTGCGGGTAAGTGGCACGATCAAGTGGAAACACGCCATGCACCTGATCCGACTATTACTCTCGGGCATTACGATCCTGCGAGAGGGGTTTGTGCCCGTGCGGGTGGAAGCTTACCGGGATCGCTTGCTGGCGATTCGGAACCAGGAAATTCCCTGGAAAACGCTAGATGAGTGGCGACTGAATCTGCATCGGGACTTCGATCGAGCTTTTGCAACCACGGACCTGCCCGAACGGCCAGATTATGGCAAGGCCAATGCCTTCCTGATTCGCGCTCGCCGCCAGATGGTCCCATGA